From the Helianthus annuus cultivar XRQ/B chromosome 17, HanXRQr2.0-SUNRISE, whole genome shotgun sequence genome, the window GTGAGCATCTTTTTGTTGCTTGCCATTTCGCACAATCAATATGGTTAAGTATCGCGGAGTGCTGTAACATTCAGCCGATCATAGCATTTGGGATCAATGACCTACTTAGCATACACGAGGTTAGCTCCGGATCTTCGAAGAAGAGAAAGGCGGTCCATGCAGTGGTGTTGGTGGCTATATGGTGCATATGGAAATTGAGGAACGAGACAGTTTTCAGACAAGGTGTTCCGAATTATACAAAGACTTTGGATGAGATAAAATCGATGGCGTATCTTTGGATTAAGAATAGATCAAAGATGGGAACGTTAACATGGGAGGATTGGGGAAGATTTAGTTTCGCAGGCTTGTGATCTATAATTATGTAATGTCTTggtgaatttttttttgtttgtaaaTTTTGGTGGTAGCATCTTGCTACAAATAATAAAAGCTTTTTGtcggccgttaaaaaaaaatagtgCCATTAATGGTGTAGTGAAAGCTCAAATTTTGATATAACGAAGAAAGCGATAAAAGACTACCAAGAAGTGAACAAGGGGATAAGTTTCTCCCACATGGACGAATGCCAAGAAGAAACAACTGTAATTCTAGAGAACAATTGTTTATATAGATCTTGTATTTTTTATAATATGCTATGGTCTTTTGATAGATCAGTTGTTTGTATGATTATCATTTAGTATATAACAACTGAGAATCATTCGGTTAATTGGATAGTTATAGATCGTTTTCTAGGTGACATCAACCCATGTCATCAATTTTCAATCAGTTAAGGCCCTTACTTGATACCTAGTACGAGTTGTACCGATGTTTCTTTGTTATCAATTCAAGATAAACACATACCGATTCTTATCATTTTTGAAATTGAAACTATCCAAAATGCAAGGAAATTAACATGATTTGCAATTATTATTTAAGACATATTAAAAAACTAAACTACAAGGACTCACGTTCTTTCTAGTAATGAATCCTTTTAGTAGGGATAATAATGAGATGAGCTTAGGATAGGAATTGGTAGTACAAGTTCCATACCAATTATAAAATGGCGTCCTATACCCTTAATACCAGTTAGGTAATTAGTCAGTAAAGTATTGGGTATACACGTAAGTATCATGTATGTCAGTTAATTTGTTAATAATTATAGTTGAAATTTTCATAAACATTTTTTACTATTTAAACTTTTGTATAACTTTATAATCTAAGCAAAACAAATATAATACTATAacgtgagattaaatatattatgtattaatatttaatctagtagccataataatcatttacataatatagatcataatatataataacctgttaaataattagttggtaattgttgatggaccatattacccttattaactaatcaggtttcctcctgggtgcttatataaggagacttatgtagaggttaAGGGGTTACACAGTTACACAATTAGACATACCCtataatcataacatcatcatcatcgacctcTTCTCCTAACCGAATCCCCTATTCGGTTCAAttatcaccatcatcagtcagcaccctaaggaggaaccagatcacactgACAACTATGTCGAACTCGATGTCATCTTTtctgactggattctccactacactgtctgctgtaacatgtatgttttcatgttttccctTTCGTTTAAACAGAAATgttcaacatgtggtatcagagcatatgttgattagtcggtTCTGTTTTGTATACGTAAATCTGGATTAAAACTGGAAAACAGGATTTGAAAACCATAATAAAATTCGTATTCTGTCATCCGAGATGCCATTCCGGATCCGTCTCGGATCATGTGCTCAATTTTATTACTGTTCTGAAATCGGAATATTCACAATATGTTTAAATGTGTTATAAAATTCCAGATTTCAGATGAATGTTTGAGTATTTTTATTTAGGGTTCATCATAAGTTCTTGATTAAATTCGAAAAAATTCCATTAGTTTTGGAATGAATTTAGGATTTTTGGGTGTTTGTTcctatttgatttatttttatctaATTAGAATTTTCGAAATCTGTTATTTTATTAATGGATATAATTTCGAAATCAACAGATAAATATAATTAGCAATTAAACAGGAAACTTAATCCCATAATCCCTGAAATTTCGGATTTAAACCTTATCAATTATTAACTATTAACTGCCAAAATTAAGGATGTGACAGCTTGAGGAACACATTTCGGATGACCATCACGGGTCATTTCGGACTAAGCGTCCATTACGGATCAACATCTGCTTGATCATTACGGACCATCACGGATCATTTCGGACTAACCATTTCGGACTAAACATCAACCATTTCGGATGATTACAAGACATATTTCATCCGGAATCATTCATCTCGGACACATCCGAAATGCATCCGAAATCATCCGAAATGATCCGACTTACGCGTCTTGAACACATCCGAAATCATTCGAAATCACTCATCTCGGACAATCCGAGATCATTCGAAATCATTCATTTCGGATAAATACAAGACATAAACCATCCGAAATCATGAGTGTTCATAAAATGTCAAGACTTGTCCGAAATCTTATTACTTTATTAAGCAGTTAATATGAACTAAAATTTGGCTCGGGGTTCCGCCCCTAAATCATGAGTGTTCATAAAATGTcaagttcgatccgcgctaatgggtagtttgctattaataattggttttgtaattacttagttaattaatcagaatcagataatgttttacaaaaccaaaatggcttaacttgaatgagcttttgatgtgtcatttctggccaaagctgacttgatacatctacttatcattcaagtattacgaaagctatgttaagtgtgcatcataaacatgaatgtcttaatatttggccaaagctgatttaattccttcatagatggcatacttaacaagtgcataactaaagtgattgtcacaatttctggccaaagctgatttgttacaatcattttgcacacatgcttaaatgattacacttctggtcaaagctgatttgtcttcgtttaagttgaattttaactaagtctattattttgatgttagtaatagacaatatcacagcttcataatgtaaaatggtcattatttatgcctgccttagtttaacgtgcccttagatcacattaggatttcttccttagtatcataacttgctcatcttatttcctcTATCAgtacccaattgcgggattccacctttgactggtgataactttgctgcatggaaggatgctctcatgcttactcttGGGCTGCTAGATTTTGATTATGCcttaagagagaataagccagcggaccttactactcaaagtactgctgctgagcagttgactcatgaaaagtggactaggtgtaaccgcatgtctctcatgtttatgaagcagtccatcAGCAATGCAATCAGAGGAGCTATTCCtaattctgaagatgctaaaacctacttggcttctgtggaggcgcagttcaaggggacgtctaaagcacacgctagtacccttattctcaagctggtgacaactaagtatgatgggaggagcggcattcgcgagcacatcatgatgatgaatgacatggccaataagctgaaggggctggaaatggaaatcagtgatggtttcctcgttcatttcatcattacttcgctcccttcgtcctttgaagcattcaagatcaattacaacactcagaaggacaaatggatgatgagtgagctggtcgctatgtgcgtacaggaggaagaacgtatgaggatggatcgcactactgatgttgccaacttcaccacctccaactctaagaagaggaagaacaATCATCAGAAGAAGGAagcttcaaaagtccaaaggcctaatcctaatacaagtgcaccctccagctctaagaactcttTAGGCAGAATccactgcaagttctgtaaaaaaaCATGACATAtgcaaaaggaatgccctgattttaaggagtggctggctaagaaaggtaacgattattttatgatacttgagtcctataatttaagtgttcctgctaattcttggtggtttgattctggttctatggttcatgttatcaattcaactcagggattccttacaatccggaagctgggaaaaaaccaaagaacgcttaaggttggggatgatcaagaattagaagtgaaagccattggaacattacaattatttatgaaaactggtttatgtattaaactttatgataccttatatgttcctgaggtaacttgGAACCTTGTATTAGGACCAAAGTtggacatggacggttttattgtttcccatggtcatcgcaaactctctatcctctatgattctgttctttatggtactggtgttctggatggtggtctctatagattagaactagatgataatttttccaaatctttgttgtcatataacattaatgaatcaatCATAAAGATGAAAGAGGAACGAGACTTGGAGACTTcgtccatgttgtggcatcaacgtttaggccacatctcaaaagaacgattaaatcttcttgtaaaggatgaagtcttacctcctctcgatttctctgattttggaacatgtgtcaaatgtcttaaaggtaaaatgacattagcgaataagaaagatgccactaggagctctaatttattagaactcattcatactgacattagtggtccctactaaatcgctggcataacaggacatacttcatttatcactttcattgatgattattctcgttacatgtacttgtatcttactaaggagaaatctgaatctctaacaacttttaaagattataaggctgaagttgaaaagcaattagatcgtcaaattaaagttgtgagatcagatagaggcggtgaatattgtggaagacatactgatgtgggtcaagctcctggtccattttatgagttttgtaagggccaggggattgtgaaccaatacaccatgcctggtacacctcagaagaacggtgtcgctgaaagaatgaaccgtacccttatgaacatggtgcgcactatgttagccaacactaatttaccattattcctctgaactgaagcgttaaaagcagttgttcaTATACTCattagagttccttctaagtctgtccctaaaactcttTATGAACtctggacaggaaggaaaccgagtcttaaatatatgaaagtatggggctgcattgttgaagcaaaactttataatcctttcctaaggaaacttgaccctaaaacagttacctatttctttatcgggtatcctaaGAACTTAAAgcgttatcgtttctattgtccttcccatgtcacccgtattgttgaaaccaagcgtgctgcgttcctggaggatttcaaggtcagtgggagcagtaccaacccttacgaagaattgcaagaagtacaagacgcgggggggagagactcgccgcttaccattactccgattactcctcttgtacccaatgcaactattgcacctgaagctactgcaccaacttcaaatttacctctacaatcagaacccgttatacctcatgacgaaggcacatcaaatgCTCAAAACCAATACAatgctgaacccgataatccactcaggaggtcatctaggacCAAAAGGCccactaattgggatgattatgttacctacctgactgaaatggatcccggaaagctcaatgatcctatctcttataatgaagccataagcagtgatcagtcttctgaatggaataaagcaatgattgatgagcttgaatccatgaagaaacatgacgtttgggatttggt encodes:
- the LOC110924595 gene encoding uncharacterized protein LOC110924595; this translates as MGSDKWFWKYDVNGCFTVAGIKKILSSVNRDSPVRAFEWNNWVPKKVAIVAWMAEMERLPTKCALVARNVPVQGQECVFCGEVAKTCEHLFVACHFAQSIWLSIAECCNIQPIIAFGINDLLSIHEVSSGSSKKRKAVHAVVLVAIWCIWKLRNETVFRQGVPNYTKTLDEIKSMAYLWIKNRSKMGTLTWEDWGRFSFAGL